A stretch of the Streptococcus himalayensis genome encodes the following:
- the rpsL gene encoding 30S ribosomal protein S12: protein MPTINQLVRKPRKSKVEKSKSPALNVGYNSLKRVPTRENSPQKRGVATRVGTMTPKKPNSALRKFARVRLSNLIEVTAYIPGIGHNLQEHSVVLLRGGRVKDLPGVRYHIVRGALDTAGVNDRKQGRSKYGTKRPKG from the coding sequence ATGCCTACAATTAACCAATTGGTTCGCAAACCGCGTAAATCAAAAGTAGAAAAATCTAAATCACCAGCATTGAACGTTGGTTACAATAGTCTTAAACGTGTTCCTACTCGTGAAAACTCACCACAAAAACGTGGTGTTGCAACTCGTGTTGGAACAATGACACCTAAAAAACCAAACTCAGCCCTTCGTAAATTTGCCCGTGTGCGTTTGAGCAACTTGATCGAAGTAACTGCTTATATCCCAGGTATCGGACACAACTTACAAGAGCACAGTGTTGTGCTTCTTCGTGGTGGACGTGTAAAAGACCTTCCAGGGGTACGTTACCATATCGTTCGTGGTGCACTTGATACAGCAGGTGTAAATGATCGTAAACAAGGCCGTTCTAAATACGGTACAAAACGTCCAAAAGGGTAA
- the tnpB gene encoding IS66 family insertion sequence element accessory protein TnpB (TnpB, as the term is used for proteins encoded by IS66 family insertion elements, is considered an accessory protein, since TnpC, encoded by a neighboring gene, is a DDE family transposase.), which produces MSIQLSDLGQVYLVCGKTDMRQGIDSLAYLVKSQFNLDPFSGQVFLFCGGRKDRFKALYWDGQGFWLLYKRFENGKLTWPNDEHEVKALTSEQVDWLMKGFSISPKIKSTKSRDFY; this is translated from the coding sequence ATGAGCATCCAACTCAGTGATTTAGGGCAGGTCTATCTGGTTTGTGGCAAAACCGATATGAGACAGGGGATTGATTCGCTGGCTTATCTGGTAAAAAGTCAGTTCAACCTTGATCCCTTTTCTGGTCAAGTTTTTCTCTTCTGTGGCGGCCGCAAAGACCGGTTCAAAGCTCTTTACTGGGATGGACAAGGTTTCTGGTTGCTTTACAAGCGATTTGAAAATGGCAAACTCACTTGGCCTAATGATGAACATGAGGTAAAAGCCCTAACTTCCGAGCAAGTAGACTGGCTGATGAAGGGATTTTCGATAAGTCCTAAAATAAAATCTACAAAAAGTCGTGATTTCTATTGA
- a CDS encoding IS66 family transposase, with translation MKELLAIIKQQAAVNQQLTNELALLREQVAYLTQKLYGKSSEKVVYQPGQLSLFGEESLPEEESDLPS, from the coding sequence ATGAAAGAGCTATTAGCCATTATTAAACAACAAGCAGCTGTTAACCAACAACTCACAAATGAACTTGCTCTCCTTCGTGAACAAGTAGCTTATCTGACACAAAAGCTTTATGGCAAGTCATCAGAGAAGGTTGTGTATCAACCTGGTCAGCTCAGCTTATTCGGTGAGGAAAGCCTACCTGAAGAAGAATCTGACTTGCCCAGTTGA
- a CDS encoding Fic family protein — MNYKNLKSIYYQDYSSYEEEYFKRLNSIGTIKTSMFPYLMKKESFASNQYPLFVMPLLDILMMMQNIILNSTKISDLATKLPEVAHKQFYQEHLYTAIISTNQIEGIHTTRKDIALAIEALHKKKNAKYVSTVRMYLDILNGDFLHIASIEEIREIYDKLTHGEIDREDEIDGKLFRKDTVSIVNNQSGKIEHIPPGKEDKIIEMLQSWIDFINDENVPFLIKATLGHYFFENIHPFYDGNGRIGRYILANYLSRKLDPFSGLIISKKINEAKSSYYKAFSDTGNILNRADGTSFVYTLLKYITKGQHEIIATLAQKIELLEYYHDKLSNLSLTEVQKHIIYLLLQSQLFMPDTENNLTDNDILDLLKHSEFSQRSIKRSIEELEHVGYLSKIVKRPSKHIIVDEFFDF, encoded by the coding sequence ATGAATTATAAAAACTTAAAAAGTATTTATTATCAAGATTATTCCAGCTATGAGGAAGAATATTTTAAACGGTTAAACAGTATCGGAACAATAAAAACAAGTATGTTTCCTTATTTGATGAAGAAAGAGAGTTTTGCGTCAAATCAATATCCATTGTTTGTCATGCCTCTTCTAGACATTCTTATGATGATGCAAAATATTATCTTAAATTCCACAAAAATCTCAGATTTAGCAACAAAATTACCAGAAGTAGCCCATAAACAATTTTATCAAGAGCACCTATACACTGCTATTATCTCTACCAACCAAATAGAGGGAATTCATACAACCAGGAAAGATATAGCGTTAGCAATAGAAGCACTACATAAAAAGAAAAACGCTAAGTATGTCTCCACTGTCAGAATGTATTTAGATATTCTAAATGGTGATTTCTTACATATTGCTTCTATCGAAGAAATTCGTGAAATCTATGACAAACTAACTCACGGTGAAATTGATAGAGAGGACGAAATAGATGGAAAATTGTTCCGAAAAGACACCGTATCTATTGTCAATAATCAAAGTGGGAAAATTGAACATATCCCTCCTGGCAAAGAAGATAAAATAATAGAAATGTTGCAAAGCTGGATTGATTTTATCAATGACGAAAACGTACCTTTTCTTATTAAGGCGACACTTGGACATTATTTTTTTGAAAATATTCATCCCTTCTATGATGGAAATGGACGAATTGGACGCTATATCCTGGCAAACTACCTTTCTAGAAAATTAGACCCATTTTCAGGACTTATTATTTCTAAAAAAATAAACGAAGCAAAATCAAGCTATTACAAAGCTTTTTCAGATACCGGAAATATACTAAATAGAGCTGATGGTACTTCCTTTGTCTATACACTCTTAAAATATATTACCAAAGGACAGCATGAAATTATTGCTACATTAGCTCAAAAGATAGAACTATTAGAGTATTATCATGATAAATTGTCGAATCTATCACTCACAGAAGTGCAAAAACATATCATATATCTCCTCCTCCAATCCCAGCTATTTATGCCAGATACAGAAAATAATCTAACCGATAATGATATTTTAGACCTCCTAAAGCATTCCGAATTTTCACAACGAAGTATAAAAAGAAGCATCGAAGAATTAGAACATGTTGGATATCTATCAAAAATTGTTAAACGTCCTTCCAAACACATTATTGTTGATGAGTTTTTTGATTTTTAA
- the rpsG gene encoding 30S ribosomal protein S7: MSRKNQAPKREVLPDPLYNSKLVTRLINRVMLDGKRGTAASIVYGAFEQIKEATGNDALEVFETAMENIMPVLEVRARRVGGSNYQVPVEVRPERRTTLGLRWLVTIARNRGEHTMIDRLAKEIMDAANNTGAAVKKREDTHRMAEANRAFAHFRW; encoded by the coding sequence ATGAGTCGTAAAAACCAAGCGCCTAAGCGCGAAGTATTGCCAGATCCGCTTTACAATTCAAAATTAGTAACACGCTTGATTAACCGCGTTATGCTTGACGGAAAACGTGGTACAGCAGCGTCTATCGTTTACGGAGCTTTTGAGCAAATCAAAGAAGCTACTGGAAATGATGCACTTGAAGTATTTGAAACAGCAATGGAAAACATCATGCCTGTACTTGAAGTACGTGCCCGCCGTGTTGGTGGATCTAACTACCAAGTCCCAGTTGAGGTTCGTCCAGAACGTCGTACAACTCTTGGACTTCGTTGGTTGGTAACAATCGCTCGCAACCGTGGTGAGCATACGATGATTGACCGCCTTGCAAAAGAAATCATGGATGCAGCAAACAACACAGGTGCAGCTGTTAAGAAACGTGAAGATACTCACCGTATGGCAGAAGCAAACCGTGCATTTGCACACTTCCGTTGGTAA
- a CDS encoding LLM class flavin-dependent oxidoreductase: protein MVKLGISTFGETTPLEKTGQAVSHAERIWNLVEEIELADQVGLDVYAIGEHHREDFAVSAPEIVLAAGAVNTKQIRLSSAVTVLSSIDPVRVYQQYATIDALSNGRAEIMAGRGSFVESFPLFGYDLNDYEELFDEKLDMLLAIKNDTLLNWTGRHTQSVANRPVYPRAIQKDFPIKIATGGNPVSTQKIAELGLPIVYAIIGGNPRYFKPLVEMYRKIGRLKGHDRTKMTVEAHSWGWIAEDKDKAERDYFYPTKQLVDAISKDRPFWKPLTYDAYLKSVGEDGAMFVGDPDTVANKIIRVVEELGLDSFMLHLPVGSMPHEDTLKAIRLYGEQVAPKVRSYFAGQK, encoded by the coding sequence ATGGTTAAATTAGGTATTTCTACGTTTGGAGAGACAACTCCGCTTGAAAAGACAGGGCAGGCAGTGAGCCATGCAGAACGGATATGGAACTTGGTAGAGGAGATTGAATTGGCAGACCAGGTTGGACTGGATGTTTATGCGATTGGGGAGCACCATCGAGAGGATTTTGCAGTTTCTGCACCGGAAATTGTATTGGCTGCAGGGGCGGTGAACACCAAGCAGATTCGTTTGTCTAGTGCTGTAACGGTCCTGTCATCGATTGACCCAGTTCGAGTTTATCAGCAGTATGCGACGATTGATGCCTTGTCCAATGGTCGTGCAGAAATCATGGCAGGACGTGGTTCTTTTGTTGAATCCTTTCCTTTGTTTGGTTATGACTTGAACGACTACGAAGAACTATTTGATGAAAAGTTGGACATGCTTCTTGCGATTAAAAATGATACTCTGCTCAATTGGACGGGGCGGCATACGCAAAGTGTGGCGAATCGACCAGTCTATCCAAGGGCTATTCAAAAAGATTTCCCGATTAAAATTGCAACAGGAGGAAATCCAGTATCAACGCAGAAAATTGCAGAATTGGGTTTGCCGATTGTTTACGCAATTATCGGAGGAAATCCTCGTTATTTTAAACCTTTAGTTGAGATGTACCGAAAGATCGGTCGGCTGAAAGGACATGATAGGACCAAAATGACCGTTGAGGCTCATTCATGGGGATGGATTGCAGAAGATAAGGATAAGGCAGAGCGGGACTATTTTTACCCTACCAAGCAGTTGGTAGATGCGATTAGTAAGGATCGGCCTTTTTGGAAACCATTGACCTATGATGCTTACTTGAAGAGTGTCGGTGAGGATGGTGCGATGTTCGTCGGCGATCCTGATACGGTGGCTAATAAAATCATTCGAGTGGTAGAGGAGTTAGGACTGGATAGTTTTATGCTCCATCTTCCAGTGGGGTCTATGCCGCATGAGGATACCTTGAAAGCTATTCGACTGTATGGCGAACAAGTCGCACCGAAGGTTCGTTCCTATTTTGCAGGTCAGAAATAA
- a CDS encoding SEC10/PgrA surface exclusion domain-containing protein: protein MKKIKGLLAATAAVASIAGVSHLDVQADELKSDMEGQVSNETCQDKVSSLKDKLDMAQKDLQIASSDVATAQSQYNQVVDSHAKELAEEKNLKEEVEKLSEQERTSIGTVEKAQKDYDANIHSDEDLEKATAEQEKAKQGVSDAQANLDTRVSDLANKQKVYEKADTAKQEATTKESEIQNLLKKAQEEKNKADNALNAALLSNASGATLDKLKQDVTNANEALKQADKAVQAKKEEIAKLAPSYDVSDANIRLSKAYMDLLKKRTEDLHLTDRSKKTQAGLSIKFDQWDADKKATVISGITKDSTSSEYVKVINDLVKQAKIDEANNIYDTSKDTRPVDFSSLTKEQKEEINFFALELLNQIRAQFGTRELKATKGMFDFAQGVVGKLKYRPSRDEHGRYLGGVYKELNEEAGKVGLRVHPNPEKQAYHDTVGVGALYNKDILPTTAPYTMGDLKGLVYKGIKFMLFNRVWDELDRDAYRAFERAMDIAGLISHKQTTDMAATAVHIMVNPNPVDKEVYTVVVHTLLAGDDYIDTPDNYIWKDVNGDGLKQRNSEFFEKDKSQQKFDTTALINDPSQRTKLANDLNGLEKKRNQAMADLNTARTALANVTTVDIPSLQKAVMEADKNVATYQTQLSATSQDLVRKMQDLTLATTDLQKAKKAKSDAEGDLATAKADLDKIEKKYGRILNSIQKLKEAKDNLQDIQDNLRNKKADLNKISLQVQELVTKVNKAKAYLDEVTAKHDRLSEIYKQALGAYQASKAECDQKIPGGNQPNGVLLKPQKPIGGSVRPTYGSISSYVGLKPTHIRHSVAVSTESTSKNHSNKTLPTTGSKELNLATLGLAMLSMVGFVNRKKDEK, encoded by the coding sequence ATGAAAAAAATTAAAGGTTTGCTTGCTGCAACTGCCGCAGTAGCTTCTATTGCTGGTGTATCACATCTCGATGTTCAGGCGGATGAACTGAAATCTGACATGGAAGGACAAGTTTCAAATGAGACGTGTCAAGATAAAGTTTCATCATTAAAAGATAAATTAGATATGGCACAGAAAGATTTGCAAATTGCAAGCTCTGATGTTGCAACCGCTCAGTCACAGTATAATCAAGTTGTAGATTCTCATGCGAAAGAGTTGGCCGAAGAAAAAAATTTAAAAGAAGAAGTTGAGAAGTTATCTGAACAAGAGAGAACTTCCATAGGTACTGTAGAAAAGGCTCAGAAAGACTATGATGCAAATATCCATTCTGATGAAGACCTAGAAAAAGCAACGGCTGAACAAGAAAAAGCTAAGCAGGGAGTTTCAGATGCTCAAGCTAATCTAGATACGAGAGTATCTGATTTGGCTAACAAACAAAAAGTATATGAAAAAGCCGACACAGCTAAACAAGAGGCTACAACTAAGGAATCTGAAATTCAAAATTTGTTGAAAAAGGCTCAGGAGGAAAAGAATAAGGCAGATAATGCTTTGAACGCAGCGTTATTAAGTAATGCAAGTGGAGCGACGCTAGATAAATTAAAACAAGATGTAACTAATGCGAATGAAGCGTTAAAACAAGCAGACAAAGCGGTTCAAGCGAAAAAAGAGGAGATTGCTAAACTTGCTCCATCTTATGATGTGTCAGATGCGAATATTCGATTATCGAAAGCATATATGGATTTACTGAAGAAACGTACGGAGGATTTGCATTTAACGGATCGTTCAAAGAAGACTCAAGCAGGATTATCTATCAAGTTTGATCAATGGGATGCAGATAAAAAAGCTACCGTTATTTCAGGTATAACCAAAGATTCCACCTCAAGTGAGTATGTAAAAGTTATTAATGATTTAGTTAAGCAAGCTAAGATTGATGAAGCTAATAATATTTATGATACAAGTAAAGATACTAGACCAGTGGACTTTAGCTCTTTGACTAAGGAACAAAAAGAAGAGATTAACTTTTTTGCCTTAGAGCTTTTGAATCAGATTAGAGCACAGTTTGGTACGAGGGAGTTGAAAGCTACCAAGGGAATGTTTGACTTTGCTCAGGGAGTTGTCGGGAAATTGAAATATAGGCCTTCTAGAGATGAGCATGGAAGATACTTAGGAGGTGTTTATAAAGAGCTTAATGAAGAAGCAGGAAAGGTTGGTTTAAGGGTACATCCAAATCCTGAAAAACAAGCGTATCATGATACTGTAGGAGTAGGTGCTTTATATAATAAAGATATCCTCCCCACAACTGCTCCATACACGATGGGAGATTTGAAAGGCTTAGTTTATAAAGGGATTAAGTTTATGCTATTCAATAGGGTATGGGACGAGCTTGACAGAGATGCGTATCGGGCGTTTGAACGCGCTATGGATATCGCTGGATTAATATCGCATAAACAAACTACAGATATGGCTGCAACGGCTGTACATATTATGGTTAATCCTAATCCTGTGGATAAGGAGGTCTATACAGTTGTGGTTCACACCCTCTTGGCTGGAGATGATTATATTGATACCCCAGATAATTACATATGGAAAGATGTTAACGGCGACGGTCTTAAGCAAAGAAATTCGGAATTTTTTGAAAAAGATAAGAGCCAGCAAAAGTTTGATACGACTGCTTTGATAAATGATCCATCTCAAAGGACTAAGCTTGCTAATGACTTAAATGGATTAGAGAAAAAGCGTAACCAAGCAATGGCGGATTTAAATACAGCTCGGACAGCTTTGGCGAACGTGACAACAGTCGATATTCCTAGTTTGCAAAAAGCTGTTATGGAAGCAGATAAAAACGTAGCAACATATCAAACTCAATTATCAGCTACTAGTCAAGATTTAGTAAGAAAAATGCAAGATTTAACATTAGCTACTACAGATTTACAAAAGGCTAAAAAAGCTAAATCAGATGCAGAAGGAGATTTAGCTACTGCAAAGGCTGATTTGGATAAAATCGAGAAGAAATATGGACGAATTTTGAATTCTATTCAGAAACTTAAAGAAGCTAAAGATAATTTGCAAGATATTCAAGATAATTTAAGAAATAAAAAGGCTGATTTGAATAAGATTAGTCTCCAAGTACAGGAATTGGTGACTAAAGTGAATAAGGCTAAGGCTTATCTTGATGAAGTTACAGCTAAACATGATCGCTTGAGTGAAATTTATAAACAAGCTTTGGGAGCTTATCAAGCTTCTAAGGCAGAATGTGATCAAAAAATCCCAGGTGGTAATCAACCAAATGGAGTTTTATTAAAACCTCAAAAACCTATAGGTGGCTCAGTACGTCCTACTTATGGTTCGATTTCTAGCTACGTAGGTTTGAAACCAACTCATATTCGTCATTCAGTAGCGGTATCAACGGAATCAACATCAAAAAATCATAGTAATAAAACGTTACCAACTACGGGTTCAAAAGAGTTGAATTTAGCTACGCTAGGTCTAGCGATGTTGAGTATGGTAGGTTTTGTAAATAGAAAAAAAGATGAGAAATAA